The genomic region ACAATTTGCATATTATTATAAAATGACACCGTTGTCAATAGGATTTTATGCATAAATTCCTACAGATAGTAATGGATGATGATTTATGAACCTTCAGACGAAAAGCTTCATTTATTTGTAGTATGATGAGGATTGACACTATTTCTATTTCTGCTATGATACCTTCATGAATGAAAAGATAGATGAAGATTTGCTCTCTGCCGTATGCAAATCATACCGCAATACAGCATCTCTTACAGAAACAGGAAGGCAATTGGGACTATCCTATGTAAAAGTAAGGAAGATTCTCATTACAGCAGGTGTATACCATTCTGACACCTGTGATGCCGTACTACGACTGTATGAAGAAGGCATACCACCTTCTCAGATTGCTTTTGCACTTTCTATGACAATGAAGCAGGTAAATGCCTTTATTCCATATGAAAGAACTGCGTATAATAGAAACACAGCAAGCAAGGACGCAAGTAAATGTGAGCTCTACAGGAAGAGGATCAAACAGGCCAAGGAACAAAGCATAGGAAAGAAGAAAGGAGGAAGAAAAGTGACCAAGCTTACCAGTACATTTGATAATAGTGAGTTTGAACCAGTACGATTACATCTTGAACTCTCAAACAGGATGACAGCCGATGAAATCGGCATCTTGCACCAGTATGGCAATGTAAAACATGGCAAAACCATTTCCAGGGATATCCTAGTCCCCTCTGATATCACCCTGCATGCCTTACATTTCATAATACAGAAACTCTTTGGTTGGCAGAATTCTCATCTACGGGAATTTTCTCTTCCCGATAAACTGTATGATTCCTTGACCAAGGGAACCATGGAAGGCTTTACCAGATACGCAGGAATTCTATTCCAATACTTTGCTGATGTCGATAGACCGAACCAATACTGGGATGATATCTTCGATGAAAGGACCAGTTACCAGACATGGCTCAGAAGAAAGTATCGGGGACCATATACTTGGTACTGTGATGAAGAACGATACGATACTGTTCAAAAAGCTTTGCAGGAACTTTTTGACAAATTTCTCTCTGCCAACGTAAGGGAATCCTGGAGTTCCGATAAGATCGTAAAGACTTCGCTACTTAAAAAACTGACTATAAAAGAAGCTGGGAAAAGCATTGCATTCTATACTGATTTCAAAGGCTTGCTGGAACGCCTTGAAGTATGTGCTCTTCTGACTTCTCCGACAGAAAAGCTCCATGACATAGAAGCCTGCCGGGGCCGCTATGACAGGAAAGGGGATCCAATCGTATGCCCATGTACCAGAAAATTGGACTATGCCTACGATTTCGGAGATGATTGGCATGTAGCCATCACCAGACCTGATGACTACAGTGATTTGCTCAAGGCAGGTATAGTTACCGAAGAAGCCATACAGGAAGCAACAGATACGGTCCGTACCAAGCATCTTCCAGTCTGCATAGCCTATGACGGCTATCGTCTTGTCGATGATGTTGGCGGTATAGGTGGTTTCTTGGATCTTCTGCAGCAGAATGTCTTTTTGCATGGTACACCTTATAGTGATGACCCTGACGAAGACCTGCGAGGCTGGGCAAGGGATATGGGGTGGTCTACCCGTATGGGAAAAGCAAAGAACCTGCTCTAACAACTTGTTTATTTCTTAAGTACTATATTCCTTGGATAGCCACATGAAGTGTCTTATCTCTTAGGCTCTTCATGTGGCTATCCAGTTTCTGGTGTTTTTATCTGATTTTTCCTACTTGTTCTATCCTTCCTGCATTTTTCCCTGATAATTGCTGCTACAGCTTCTACTGTGTATCTATCGCAGATAGCATTGATCCACTTGTTCTTTTCATCTTCATCATCCATAAAGGACTTGATCGGTTTCGGTATTATTTCCAACCCTTTGAGCGATATCACAGGGACTCCTCTTTGCTTACCTTCTTCTTTGACCATGAAGTCCTGTTCCATGCAGTTTGTTCCGTTGATCCAGACCCAACGCGTCTTTGGATTTTCTCTGAGTGTCATATCAAGGAATACGATATTTCTTTGCACAATATCTTCATGGGCGTAACCCTTGCCTGTAATGACTAGAAGAAGTTTTTCTTTGTTTTCTTGTAAAAGGATGCTTTTCCCTTTGAGAAACAAACTGCAGTACTCAGGAGTCGAGTAAATCCCTTCGGGAGTAACATCACGATAGTCTTTGTTTTTGAACAGCCGATGGATTTCGTTCATCATCCTGCTGGTGTAATCCTTGTCAATCTGTCGGACTGTAATGATCATACTACCGGCAGATGCCTTTTCCTGTCTTGGTACAGGAGTTACCTGTAATTGTTCAAGTTTCATATTTGCTACCTTTGCCTATAGGTGTTTCCTTCTTTGTCTGATGTGCTTTTATCTCTTTTCCCTTTATGGTCGAATAGCATGCCGAAAGAATTTTTTCTCTTTCAGCATGCTGTTCTCATGCAATCAAATAACCTTCCTGCCGTTATTCTTCAGCTGACTTGGCAAACTGGGTAAAGGTTTGACTCCCTAAAGCAGTGGCTTTGAGGTGGTTGGTTGCCTCATCGTAGGCGAGGGTAAAGGAAGCATCACTTTCACTGGTTCCTTGGTAGTACAGACTACCGGAAACAACAGTCAGGTCATACGTACTGTCCAAGATCACTCCACCGGCATCGTTATATGCATACATCAGCCAACTGTCATCGGTACAAGTAAGCACAATCCTTCCAAAACCATCTAGGATACCTCCATCCTGTGTACCAGTTTGCAACCAAGTCCCGACATATAGGCTCTGAGCTCTGGCCTGTTCTGCTTCTTGGTCGACCAGCGAATCAATGTTATCCGGTAGTTTGATCTCTGGATCATCCAGACATCCTTGATTCAACACACAGCATGCCAGCAATACTGCACACACTCCGATACCATGTCTTAACTTCATGGTAGACCTCCTTATATTGTTCACTTGCTTTGATTTTTCGGGATATAGAACACTCTGAGGTTATCTTTTCCGACGAGAGACAATGTTTCACTCAGGCCGTTCCTACTTGCAGCATGAAGCAGCTTCATCTTGTTGCCATTGGGTAAGTAGGCAACAAGGCACTTGGTTTCCTTGTCGTAAGTAGCAGATCCAGCAAAAGGCAAGGCAAGCGTATCGTCTATGAGATAAAAGTACAGTGGAAACAGCCTGAGGCCTTGGACTTCTCCATGCTTGTCTGGCAGGCCGGAGAATACCAATCGCTGGAACTCAATCCCTTCAAATTCAGCAGGTAGTTCAGCACCTGCCATCCTGTCATATTCCCAACTGCTTCCTAAGAAAGAGAGCAACAATGTCGTAGCTTCATCTTCTTCAATTTCCGGAACCGGACTCTTCCGTACACTGCAGAACAGGACATAGACGAGAAGTGTGAGAGCAGCAAGGAACAGTATGCACATGGCTATCCGCCCACGGGTCCAGAACTCCTTCTTTGAAGGGGTATTTGACCCTTCATCTTCTGTTTGTTTCATTATCAGTTACCTCTGTTGTTATCAGCTTGCACTGGATTTGCGAAGAAATCCATCTACTTTGGCCGAAGTAGAAAAATGGCAATTAGAGTACTCTATTTGCTATTTTTTCATGCCCAGCTGGATAAAACGCCTTTTCTCGAAGTAACTGATAAGGCAAAAAAAAACTCATAGTACGGATGTTTTCTAATCCGAAGTAACAGAACAAAAGCAACGGGAGGTTACTGTCCCTTATGCTGTAACAAGTGTGAGCGAAGTACCCAATGTGTACGATTCATACTTCAAGCAGAATTCCTCAATGGAAGTATCCAAGGCTGTGACCCATAGGATGAGGGTGATCATGGGAAGTTCATCTATGGAATCACGTTGTTCGTTGCGATAGATTGTCTGTGGGCTCAGACAGGCTTTCTTAGCAAGGGCAGATTGGGACAATCCTTTCTTTTTCCTTTGTTGCCGGACAAAGGTTCCGAACCTGTGTATTTCGGGATTTTTCTGGGCAAGATACTGTAACCGTTCCTGTTCCAGATTTACTGCCTTGCCGCCGGCCAGTGCGAAGAATGCATGTGGCAGTATCTGGACAGCTCGGCAGAGCTTGCGGATTGTCAGGAACTTTGGGTTCCAATTGTCTTCTGCGTAGAGAAGCGTCGTCTGTCCGATTTTTGCAAGGGCTGCAAGGTTACTGGGAGACATGGATGCAAAAGTAGACAATTCTTCGATTGCCTTGGCATAGGAAAGGGTGCCATTTTCTTGATGATGCATGATAGTTCCTTTTTGAGCTAGTAAGCTATATAGCAAACTATTGTA from Spirochaetia bacterium harbors:
- a CDS encoding helix-turn-helix transcriptional regulator, with the translated sequence MHHQENGTLSYAKAIEELSTFASMSPSNLAALAKIGQTTLLYAEDNWNPKFLTIRKLCRAVQILPHAFFALAGGKAVNLEQERLQYLAQKNPEIHRFGTFVRQQRKKKGLSQSALAKKACLSPQTIYRNEQRDSIDELPMITLILWVTALDTSIEEFCLKYESYTLGTSLTLVTA
- a CDS encoding plasmid pRiA4b ORF-3 family protein, which translates into the protein MNEKIDEDLLSAVCKSYRNTASLTETGRQLGLSYVKVRKILITAGVYHSDTCDAVLRLYEEGIPPSQIAFALSMTMKQVNAFIPYERTAYNRNTASKDASKCELYRKRIKQAKEQSIGKKKGGRKVTKLTSTFDNSEFEPVRLHLELSNRMTADEIGILHQYGNVKHGKTISRDILVPSDITLHALHFIIQKLFGWQNSHLREFSLPDKLYDSLTKGTMEGFTRYAGILFQYFADVDRPNQYWDDIFDERTSYQTWLRRKYRGPYTWYCDEERYDTVQKALQELFDKFLSANVRESWSSDKIVKTSLLKKLTIKEAGKSIAFYTDFKGLLERLEVCALLTSPTEKLHDIEACRGRYDRKGDPIVCPCTRKLDYAYDFGDDWHVAITRPDDYSDLLKAGIVTEEAIQEATDTVRTKHLPVCIAYDGYRLVDDVGGIGGFLDLLQQNVFLHGTPYSDDPDEDLRGWARDMGWSTRMGKAKNLL